The sequence below is a genomic window from Coffea arabica cultivar ET-39 chromosome 4c, Coffea Arabica ET-39 HiFi, whole genome shotgun sequence.
tgaaatgaattaaaCGAAGTAGGTTCTACAACATACATGGTATATGAGGTTCTTTCTAGTCAAAGCGACTGTTTGATTCCAGAATCCTGCCATTGTTAGATTGGATGCTTCTTTTGCTGtgctctctagcaagaagaaaatTGTCTCAGACAGCTGATCAGGCCTAAAACATCAAATGATGATTCAACCCCCTCCCTCTCTTTTTCTGTTGGGATTCACCTAATAATCTCTCATTATTCACCTTCTTAATTGGAAGTTTCCCTATTTCTCAAGGAGGACTCAAGTTCCAGTGCCTCCCAACTGTTCAAACTTCCTCTTTGGTAGTGTCACttctttcttgaaaattgaACTCGACAAAAAGCCAAGATAGAAGAGGAAACAGTCACACAAAAATCTTacgtttcaaattcaaattacgATTGATGAGGACAATGCTTACCTGGACTAGTGACAAAGGTTTAAGATACATCGGCTTCATTAATGCAACTAATTCCTGGATTTaagcttttaaaaaaaattatttattttttcattggAATTGAAGTTTTTTAACACGACAAGAGGCATCatgatttataatttatatacgGGTTTTTTCAGTATTAGATATTCATTAACACATCTAAAATTCACATAatctaccatatatatacacatattacAATTATTACTCCTCTACATTTGcatatttttctctttcttatatttatttatttttcttaattaattttaattttcaaaaatatgatATCTAAAATATATCTCTGCATATATATGCTTTCCCCTCTCTTAtattcatttgcttttcttaattaattttatattttaaaaaataaaatatctttTAACTGAGTGTCTAATAACCATCCCGTAACAAACTTGAAAGTATACATCTATGACACAGTCAATGAACCTTTAATGAACGGTAAATTGCACTAAGCTCATTAAATCATCTTTATGTTCATTGACAAAATTTTCTCGATTCTCCGATCTGAGAGAATATTGTACTTATTTGACGACTTAAACTTTacaaactttttctttttgtttctctaATACATTGAATtgtcatgaaatttcataaattaTTTAAAAGCAAATCAAAATGATGAGCAAAGTTGTACGTCTTTTAAACACTAATACATTGAATCATTAGCTATCCATAAAGATTAACCAAATCTTTAATAATCTTTTTTTGTTAATCTTTTTTGGCCCATTGGAGTAAAATTTTGGTATTATCCATTCAACATGAATTTTAATATCCAAAgtatatctaataaaaattaaaacagTTACATAAAAGGTTGTTACATTTCACACTTGATAATATCGAACTGTAGCCGTAAAACAAAGAAGGTACAAACACTTTCAAGAGGTTCAAATTCAATGCTTCAAGGTAGGGATGTAATCGAGCCAAGTCAAGCTCAAGTATTGTtatactcgagcttgactcgactCATATATACCtaggctcgagctcggctcgagctcgacCAAATATAAAAAATCGATACTCGAAACTTGACTCGAAAAACTCGCTTTAAgctcgagactcgactcgataaggctcgaccTTTAGTTAAACCTTATCAAGTCGAGTCTAATCAAGTTTTTTTGACTCGACTTGAATGTAAATTCCGTAAAACTTATACTCATAATGGTCATTTTATacttataatacatatatattatttaaattataaatttattatttaaaaacccCGGCTCGATGAGTAGGCCGACAAGCCTCGAGCCTCAAAATATTggctcgaaactcgactcgaatgACAATCGAGTAGCTCGAGAATCGGCTCGAACTCGGGTTGACCGAGTTCGAGCCAAGCCGTTGACCAAGCTACTCGCGAACTACTCGATTACGACTCGGCTCGCGTACATCCCTGCTTCAAGGATATATTATCCATTACTCTCTTCACATTAATACTGTTACTagcagtttttcttttttaattactgtgaaacaagaaaatcttctTGAGCTGGTGATCTTTTGCTTGGGCAATTTCAAGAAAATCGGAACAAATTTGCCGGGATGAATTAAAGTCTCACGATTCCCAAGGGCACCGCAAACCAGAAAGAGTCTTGTCAGCATTTTAACCTTAAGCTTCACAAAATGACAAAGATATAAGGAAGACTGAAGACTTCCAGAGAAAAGGATCAAAAGGAAAACTTTGAAGGCAAAGAAGCATTTGAGACTACTGAATCAATAGAATTGCTAAGTGGGTTTTCACTCTTTTTGCAGCAAATCAATGCTTTGCTTAGGAAGAACTTCATTCTTACATGGAGAAACAGAAGATCAACATTTCTTCAACTCTTCtcttcattcttcttcattGCTTTTATGTTTGCATTAAGGAAGATCAATAACTACACAGAAAGCAGACCTAATTTATCTGCAAAAGTTCATGATCCCAAGCCCATCACTAATCCTCCAATTCCTGCATGTGaggatgtgacgccccgaaagaatgagtgcgagaacccgaaaattttctaagcttctagggtttcttttattaatcgcccgccttttctatattttctttcttagaaaatttcccagataattttattgagtaaatatagtttttagatgattttcctagtatcggatagttttggagaaattaagagcgtatatcggatgtgggacccgctagtgcgaaaagttcggaaaaattcggccaattaggttaagttttggatactgagtTTAATTTACCgagtgttatgagatatttagaggttaccaagtggattggtgtaatagagacaaaaaagttaggcaagtaattaaggaaagtgacatgtgtcacttagagattaattcctacttttgacttactattcatgcttttaccatttaccataataacctcaaaaattgaccaaaatatcttcatttctaagcttcttatggccggccaccttcaagcaacaagggaagaaaagctctccaatttctttgcttcaagcttgctcaatcttcacttttaaccgtttaattttagttttgctccataaaacctcttcacttagtgtttgtgagttgtttggtggagttgtttgggaagctaaggtgacaagttgctctccctcttgttttactaaggtgagtagtggatgaacccttctcctccctctaatgatgttaaattcatgattagtggtggtataagatgcaattttatggattatatcttgatttttggttggattggtgaaattttataattattggagatttttctgttttcatatgaatatgattatgtggtcatgtatgatgattgaaaatgatatttgaggaatctagaaggtggaaaaagtggttaattgcaagaaatttctgttttggaagaaaattgaaaaaactagggtttcattgttcttcattctgcccggcactgtagctcatagttagggGCCGCATTgaccttgggttaaaacatgaaagttgtagggaatgatattttagagatgcctgcaaaatttcagatcaatcggactagcgtagcttgagaaaagtcgaaattacccttgctgtcctagTTTTActcgaatttgagaattgcgtttgtaattggttattttggttaggaatgcttccgaattggttattgaggtcttctgatgaaatttagccctatttctaagctttcggatggctttgaaattactggatttggacttaggtagcctgatttatgatgtttgcaccagaatgcattttgtgaacctgtttttccagttctggtgtagtatattgtatttttgacctagttgtgctaggaactggactgagtgaccttctgcaatattgtagccctatctcttagcttcgaaacggtggatcttcCACCTTCAtatgataatcgtagtgcctttggtgccattaccgcaaaatgaggtcaaaaactatttttttagggctaaagctaattccatttccggatttttctggtttcctctaatgcttgtatataCTTAGGGagccctattggggtcatatttggcattggtttatgacttgtaatcgagtcttattgtactTATTTGAATggttaggacgtgacggtggtacAAGGCACTCTTTAGGCGGAGGTGTATGAAATAtcacttgcttgcttggtgagtgttcttgtttgttatgtttcttgacTATATGACTTATATGAACGATTGATGACATGTTACATGCTCTTAATGATTGcaaaaacgagttttctaggcgagtgtgtgctttatcgcactcgacctaaatggtTGTgacattttcaatgattaaacgatttgaaatattatttgtgcatgaatgtaagcctgtgggctgaactggccactgccccttgttaccggtcgactcgagccagaagcgaacTCGATCGgacgatttggtgacctgggtgaacattttggatatactcgagtattaccttgaagtctggtggagcctggccaatggcCGGGAAGggagtgaatgaatgaatgaacgaatgaatgaacgagggttttacttatacaaaaatgcattttcaaatgattgaagctATAAGGGAtcaaaaggagaatgaatgaatgaacgaattgctccatgtgagcctgtatccttttattgaatgtgttactatcgctttccgttgtaaatgtttcttgaattattgatactccatgtttcatgtattgaaataattatttgattatgtgtttggaacctcactgggtttttagctcatccctttagtttcgttttccttaacaggggaaggcacgcaaggatgagagcttgttatagactagcttggtctaattttgtttttcttttgtaatggttctcgccctagtgcttggcacgggctggttgtatggtgaattgagaacctttgtatttCAACGTTTGTACTTCTTTtggagatagcaatgtatataagtttcattttatattttcgtttttgctatatgaattcttgtggttttatttcggatttgtttgagtgaatgactgagtcccggcgagagctgggcaggcggtccgctgaaccctttggttcgccttagggtgaggtggggctgtcacagaggaCAAGTTGATCATCAATGTTCCATGTTTTGACTTTGTTTGGAGTGGCAGTGGAAACCAAAGACTTGAGTCCATTGTCAATGGCATCATTACTAACAACCCTGGTCACACAATTCCTCAGAGTaagataaattttcttttgtCTCCCCTTTGTTTTCCCCCATTTTGGAATTCGGTAAAGATTCTACTGATTGATGAATTCCTCTTTGTCTCCCTCTATAATCATTTGCATGCATGGATATggaataagttttttttttctttttcacttcgTTTAGTGAAATCCTTTAGATTTTCCATGGTTTGTGAAGTTTTGCTAGTTTTCTTGCCATGTTGATTAGAGCCCTCCTTGGTATACAATAAAGTTATCAATCAAACCACtgtattcttcttcttttttttttcttttttggcggATATGATACATATATGATGTTTCACGACTATATGTAGCAGTTGAATAAGGAACAGTTTAATTGAGTTAATGGAACCAAGAACGGAGAATTCTGAGTTTCTTTATTTACTAACATTATATGGTTATGCGTTTTAAGGTTTGCTGGCACGATTAGGGGATTTATGTTTCTGTGCAGGTCAAATCATTTAGAACAAAAGATGAATTGGATAAATGGCTTTTGGATAATCCAATGCGTTGCCCTGGAGCTCTACACCTTTTTGAAAGAAATGCCGAGGAAATAAGATATGATATAGAAATcaattcatcttcttcttttgaATTAGGAAGGCAAATTGAGGATCCTGCTTTCAAGTTTCAAGTGCCCCTTCAGTATGTTGTATCGCGTGAAATTTCTAGATCCTTAATCAGAGGTAGTTATTGTAATTTGCTTTGCAACGAATAGCTCAAGTTCTCTGATTTATTAGATTTTTGTTGATTACCTGAATGAACTGGTGGTTTGATACCTAATTCTCAAATCCCAATTTCAGCTTTAATGTTGGTCTAAAAGAATTTGCGCACCCTCCTAGAAGCATCGACTCTTCAAATAGCTACGATGGTAATCCGTTTGCAGAAAGTTTTCCGGCACTATTCTCTTTTGCAGTTGGTCTGTTTGGTTTCATATCTCAGATTCATTACATGTTTTTTCACATTTTCGAAAATTTTCAGTTCTCTGCTTTTTTAGGTTCTTGAACTTTTTAAGTTCtctgatttttttaattttcatcaAGCACCTGAATAAACTGGTGATGTGATATTCCAGCATCAGATCTCAGTTTCAGCATTGATGCTGGTTCTGCAGACCCTCACAGAAACATTGACTCTGCGGATAGCAGTGCGAATAATTTATTTGCAGCCAGCTTTCCAGCAATTTTCTATCTTTTAGTTGCTATGTTTGGTTTCACATTTCGAATTAATTCTCTGGTTCTGGAGAAAGAGCTGAAACTTCGACAGGTAGTTGACCTTGTACTTTGATTTTAGATCAGCAATATCAAGTTGGTACTTTTTTCCCCTCATACTACAATTTGTGTTGCAGACAATGAGTATAATGGGCCTCTACGACAGTGCCTACTGGGCTTCATGGTTCATATGGGAAGGGTTCATGGCTTTTCTGACGTCTTTGCTTATTGTTGCTTTTGGGACAATGTTTCGAGATGATGTTTTCATGAAAAACAATATTTTCCTTGTATtccttctatttttccttttcatgaTTAGCATGGTAAGCTCTATCACTGGATTTGTGCCTTTCCCTTATTGCTTTTGCAATCAATGTCAGCATCACTGTTGGAATTATGGCTAAATCTTCTGCCTCAAAATCTTAGGTTAGCTTTGCATTCATGATTTCAACCCTACTCAGCAAGTCGTCTTCAGCCACAACTGTGGGCTTCTTCATCCTTGCTTTTGGACTTGTGACAGTGGCAAGTGTCTCTTCTCCAGAACAATCGTTCATTGTAATAATTCTATGATTATTAACCCTTTTTGCTTTTGGTTATTAGATTTTTTCTTCGCTATTCTACAACGAAAcagtgaaaaataataattatcgCATCTTGTGGTCATTTTTTCCACCTAATCTTTTTGCTGGAGGTTTTACCGCGCTTGAAGAGGCAGCAGGGGAAGGTGGCATTAGGTGGAGTCAACGAGCGGAGTGCAAATTACTGGGAGATCCTTGTGTTTCAATGGTACGAAAGCTTCAAATCCTCTTCTTTTACAAGTATGCTCCATCAATGCTTGTTTTGACGAGCATTCTTGGTTCAGAGTTCTCTTCCACTATTTATTGTTCCTTATTTTGATCTCACGTATTCATGCTTTCAGTGACCACATCACTTTATTCATTATTCAAGTTGAACAGCTGATATCTATTGTCGACACTTTAACAAATCAATTTTTATCATTGGCAGGTCTACTTTTATTTATGACTTGtctctttgttctttttttggTCTCTTGTGGCTATTTATTTTGATAATATAATTCCCAACTCTGCTGGTTTGAGAAAATCACATCTATACTTCTTGAAACCAAGCTATTGGATAGGAAGAGGAGATAGTAACTTGACAGGTAAAACAGCAACACATGTTGTAATTATGATTTCTGGCATCCACGATCGGTGCTATAATTGACAGTACATTTCGCACCTCATAATGCAGAGGACATCAGACATCTTACATCTAGGTCCCCTACATAGCCAGATCATTTCACTTTGGATGATGAGGATGTTCATGAAGAGGGAGCATCTGTCAAAAAAGCAACAATCGAAGGAACTGTTGATCCAGACGTTGCTATTCAGTTGTGTGGCCTTACTAAGTCATATTCTATGGCATTAAAGATAAGATGCCACTAGTTCTGCTTTTGCTATTTTTGCTGTACATGCAAGATTACAAAACCTTTTGTGGCCGTGAAGGTAAAAATCTTCATATTGACGTAACTGGAATTAGTAATGAGAGATCTGGATTTCCAAACTGAACAGTGAACTTCAAAGAAGCCATATCTTCACATATAAATGCTTCAGTTGTTTCTTGCAATCTCAAACTCTCAAAGGCTTTCCCTAATGTTttctgtaaatttttttttttgaaatttttgtctAGGAACAAAGGGAACATAGATTATGCTTATGGTAGTTTCTAGAGCACAATTGAGATCTAAGCAACAACATTTGGTTATTTTTATTTAGTACTCTCCTCAGTAGAAAAATAGCTTGTGTCCTCAGTAAAATAGTAACGAAATGTGTTCTCTTTTTTCCCCCTTGTCATTATCGCACGAAATTTCGAGGTCTCAATGAAgataatgcattcattacaaCGTAATATGAACTTTCTTCTCAGGATCTCTGGATGAATTTCCAAAGAATCAGTTGTTCTGTCTCCTTGGATCAAATGGAGCTGGCAAGTCTACCTTAATAAGCTATTTGACGGGAATCACTCCTGTGACTCATGGAGATGGTAAAGATTTTGCTTGtcttttatatttt
It includes:
- the LOC113739335 gene encoding ABC transporter A family member 9-like, with amino-acid sequence MFGFTFRINSLVLEKELKLRQTMSIMGLYDSAYWASWFIWEGFMAFLTSLLIVAFGTMFRDDVFMKNNIFLVFLLFFLFMISMVSFAFMISTLLSKSSSATTVGFFILAFGLVTVASVSSPEQSFIVIIL